From Chryseobacterium sp. H1D6B, a single genomic window includes:
- a CDS encoding LytTR family transcriptional regulator encodes MEQQLKAAHYQSKLVATMIFEELGDGVSEDQIVNNIQQALEKSPSDLVFLCMFNKYGKVICHPDRKKIGMVIKNQDYIHSFSDIDLQVDFKSALEKSMDYGGIRKIKGSSEIIYLSPVENTDWIITSHSNLTTLEDTLSDIKTKLQLFFILMWVCSVVLILFLVNVLYQKYFHKVSQENLEIQHRIIDKQAVQEYDSTAEEEETNRPIKRFLAEKGLKLVPVEVENIAFVYLENKVTYVVDLNGYKLTLNLNLEEVYQTLPKEQFFRVSRQIILSLKAIQNVEKYGATQLRAVTHPPSEIPLVISKAKVSEFKLWMGK; translated from the coding sequence ATGGAACAGCAGTTAAAAGCTGCTCACTATCAATCTAAATTAGTCGCCACTATGATTTTTGAAGAATTAGGTGATGGGGTATCTGAAGATCAAATTGTAAACAACATACAGCAGGCCTTGGAAAAGTCTCCCAGTGACCTCGTTTTTCTTTGTATGTTTAATAAATACGGAAAAGTGATCTGCCATCCGGATAGGAAAAAAATTGGAATGGTAATTAAAAATCAAGATTACATACACTCTTTTTCAGATATTGATTTGCAGGTTGATTTTAAGAGTGCTTTAGAAAAATCTATGGATTATGGAGGGATACGTAAAATAAAAGGCAGCAGTGAAATTATTTATTTAAGTCCTGTAGAAAATACAGACTGGATCATTACATCACATAGTAATTTGACAACATTAGAGGATACGCTAAGCGATATTAAAACAAAGCTGCAATTGTTTTTTATACTCATGTGGGTCTGCAGTGTAGTCCTGATTTTGTTTTTAGTTAATGTATTGTATCAAAAATATTTTCATAAAGTAAGCCAAGAAAACTTAGAAATACAGCATCGGATAATAGACAAGCAGGCAGTTCAAGAATATGACAGCACAGCAGAGGAAGAAGAGACTAATAGACCCATCAAACGGTTTTTAGCAGAAAAGGGATTAAAACTAGTTCCAGTGGAAGTTGAAAATATTGCTTTTGTCTATTTGGAAAATAAAGTTACTTATGTTGTTGATCTGAATGGATATAAGTTAACATTAAATTTAAATCTGGAAGAAGTATATCAAACCTTACCTAAAGAACAGTTTTTCAGAGTTTCAAGACAAATTATATTGTCGTTAAAAGCCATTCAGAATGTAGAAAAATATGGGGCGACTCAGCTGCGAGCTGTTACTCATCCCCCTTCTGAAATTCCTCTTGTTATAAGTAAAGCGAAGGTAAGCGAATTTAAACTTTGGATGGGTAAATAA
- a CDS encoding VOC family protein, whose amino-acid sequence MIKGLYETHIQVSNLKNSIQFYTETLGLKLAHLDGTRPIAFLWIGEDKQSMLGLWEQKENLQTRHFAFSSSKEDILNESAAYLKKRDLKPYNFLKNGIDKPMVFAWMPALAIYFNDPDGNQLEFISILEGEPKPELGVISYEDWLTLKQD is encoded by the coding sequence ATGATCAAAGGATTATACGAAACTCATATTCAGGTAAGTAATCTGAAAAATTCTATACAATTTTATACCGAAACATTAGGGTTAAAGCTTGCTCATCTTGACGGAACGCGTCCTATCGCTTTTTTATGGATTGGTGAAGACAAACAGTCTATGCTTGGTTTATGGGAACAGAAGGAAAATCTGCAGACAAGGCACTTTGCTTTTTCGAGCAGTAAAGAAGATATTTTAAATGAATCTGCAGCCTATTTAAAAAAGCGGGATTTAAAGCCTTACAATTTTTTAAAAAACGGAATAGATAAGCCCATGGTCTTTGCATGGATGCCGGCTTTGGCAATTTATTTTAATGATCCGGACGGCAACCAGCTAGAATTTATTTCTATCCTAGAAGGAGAACCAAAACCTGAACTGGGCGTGATCTCTTATGAGGATTGGCTAACTCTGAAACAGGATTAA
- a CDS encoding helix-turn-helix domain-containing protein has product MKTGKPLNIKNFIEDYYPYDPSKKDDKIFFLSLDETKTFSVENILIHFYMVIIGIKGKCAIKTGPHEFLIKANSITIVPESAWLSIEKPNEAFEAKVLVFDKDVLKKGWTSSEVLNDLIFINPHYAPIFPLKRKQTADFVYKFNKISQEIDRKDPFGVEMIRLYLLQILYEYNRICEICLLNSDTTINRKFQLMHRFRQLVDEQFKTNKTVAAYADQMNITPKYLSECVMEHLGHSALKVIQNRILQEAAIFLSYTDKSIKEISNELNFGSPAHFSRFIHQHTGKNPTDLRK; this is encoded by the coding sequence ATGAAGACCGGAAAGCCTTTAAACATTAAAAATTTCATTGAAGACTATTATCCTTATGATCCGTCAAAAAAGGATGATAAAATATTCTTTTTATCTTTAGATGAAACCAAAACCTTTTCTGTAGAAAACATCCTTATCCATTTTTACATGGTTATTATCGGAATAAAGGGCAAATGTGCCATCAAAACCGGTCCGCATGAATTTTTGATCAAAGCCAACAGTATCACTATCGTTCCTGAATCAGCATGGCTGTCTATAGAAAAACCCAATGAAGCATTTGAAGCCAAAGTCTTAGTGTTCGACAAAGATGTACTGAAGAAAGGCTGGACTTCCAGTGAGGTCCTGAATGATCTTATCTTTATCAATCCCCATTATGCACCTATCTTTCCTTTAAAAAGAAAACAAACTGCAGATTTTGTTTATAAATTCAATAAAATATCTCAGGAAATAGATAGAAAAGATCCTTTTGGAGTTGAAATGATCCGTCTTTATCTGCTGCAGATTTTATACGAATACAATCGTATCTGTGAAATATGTCTTCTAAATTCTGACACAACGATCAATAGAAAATTTCAGCTTATGCACCGTTTCCGCCAGCTTGTGGATGAGCAGTTTAAAACCAATAAAACTGTTGCTGCATACGCTGACCAGATGAATATCACGCCTAAATATCTAAGCGAATGTGTCATGGAGCATTTAGGACATTCTGCTTTAAAAGTTATTCAAAACAGGATTCTGCAGGAGGCCGCAATTTTTCTCAGCTATACAGATAAAAGCATTAAGGAGATTTCTAATGAATTAAATTTTGGAAGTCCTGCCCACTTTTCCCGCTTCATCCATCAGCATACTGGAAAGAATCCGACCGATCTGCGAAAATAA
- a CDS encoding helix-turn-helix domain-containing protein → MQKTTKMTPNYTKIYQDMLQMEHPEKLQDPKIVKLLNNLNNVEDILKLNQKIFKESKESIKNNQKLRNYDKPTVLKILQYQNKHEFSTSYISRKYKISRTTIAKWRKMFEEELKELNSNSK, encoded by the coding sequence ATGCAAAAAACCACTAAGATGACACCCAACTATACCAAAATTTATCAGGATATGCTTCAGATGGAGCATCCTGAAAAATTACAAGATCCAAAAATTGTTAAGCTTTTAAATAATCTTAACAATGTAGAGGATATTTTAAAACTCAACCAGAAAATTTTTAAAGAATCGAAGGAGAGTATAAAAAACAACCAGAAATTAAGAAACTACGACAAACCAACTGTTCTTAAGATCTTACAGTATCAAAATAAACATGAGTTTTCTACAAGCTATATATCCAGAAAGTACAAAATAAGCAGAACAACTATTGCCAAATGGAGAAAAATGTTTGAAGAGGAACTTAAGGAGCTAAATTCTAATTCGAAATAG
- a CDS encoding transposase, which translates to MLYKDIHIGQFIKERVEEKEIPMERICNFLNQDEESIEKIYKSQTIDADILLRWSKLLEYDFFRIYSSHLILYAPPSAVNKPVSQKSDKLPYFRKNIYTQEIKDFIIKRITSGEMTLDEIVKQYSIPKSTLHRWFQKMR; encoded by the coding sequence ATGTTATATAAAGATATACATATAGGACAGTTCATTAAAGAACGGGTTGAGGAAAAAGAAATTCCAATGGAAAGGATCTGTAATTTTTTGAATCAAGACGAAGAATCTATTGAAAAGATATATAAAAGCCAGACGATAGATGCAGATATTCTCCTAAGATGGAGCAAACTATTAGAGTATGATTTTTTTAGGATTTACAGTTCGCACCTTATTTTATATGCACCGCCGTCTGCAGTGAATAAGCCTGTTTCCCAAAAATCTGATAAACTTCCTTATTTTAGAAAAAACATTTACACTCAGGAAATTAAAGATTTTATTATTAAAAGAATAACCTCCGGAGAGATGACATTGGATGAAATCGTAAAGCAGTATTCGATTCCTAAAAGTACACTGCACCGCTGGTTTCAAAAAATGAGATAA